In one Methylocaldum szegediense genomic region, the following are encoded:
- a CDS encoding PEP-CTERM sorting domain-containing protein: protein MNKSSFIDIFLAFILLAASTAPSHAAVLYSQLDNPSSSGITSQEFEIPRSNLNTMAADDFVITGETWKIEELYIPGSLSGSPHSSLLAAGAAVNVTFYQDDSGKPGALYASFLNQQFTEGDPGELTITLSIPVELDSGTWWLSVVVVLDYDGGQWYWGSRTVQTGFAAVWQNPGNGFLTGCTTWTTKTDCAPGPQSLPDQLFEIRGQKIIQQVPEPATLTLMGIGLAGIGVARNLKSAKRFAQ, encoded by the coding sequence ATGAACAAAAGTAGTTTTATTGATATCTTCCTTGCTTTTATATTATTGGCGGCGAGTACAGCTCCAAGTCATGCGGCAGTCCTTTACAGTCAACTTGATAATCCCTCCTCATCTGGCATTACCTCGCAGGAATTCGAGATACCCCGTTCAAACTTAAATACCATGGCGGCAGATGATTTCGTCATTACCGGTGAAACATGGAAGATCGAAGAGCTGTATATACCGGGCAGCCTAAGTGGATCTCCCCATTCTTCCTTATTGGCAGCCGGAGCTGCAGTCAACGTGACCTTTTATCAGGATGATTCCGGAAAGCCGGGAGCGCTCTACGCCAGTTTTCTGAACCAGCAGTTTACCGAAGGAGACCCAGGTGAGTTGACTATCACGCTAAGCATTCCGGTTGAACTTGATTCGGGCACGTGGTGGTTGAGCGTGGTTGTAGTTTTAGATTACGATGGCGGGCAGTGGTATTGGGGATCCCGAACGGTACAAACCGGTTTTGCAGCCGTCTGGCAGAATCCAGGAAATGGTTTTCTCACAGGCTGTACCACTTGGACCACCAAAACAGATTGCGCTCCTGGACCGCAAAGCCTACCGGACCAGCTGTTCGAGATACGCGGGCAAAAAATTATTCAACAAGTTCCCGAACCTGCTACCTTGACGCTGATGGGTATTGGTCTTGCCGGCATCGGTGTTGCGCGGAACTTGAAATCCGCTAAGCGCTTTGCTCAGTAA